Below is a genomic region from Phragmitibacter flavus.
GACACCACCGTCCCTCCACTTACTCTGCCCTCGTCGTTCCCCTCCCTCCTCCATTCGAACCGCCCCGCCCGTCATGCTCGAAAACTACTCGCCCGTTCTTTTGCAAGCGCTCCTCGCCGCTGGTTTTGCTGGAATGACCCTGCTCCTGAGCGTGCTCTTCGGTCGATCCGCCAAACGCAATTCGATGAAGGACTCCGCTTACGAGTGCGGCATGCTCCCCATTACCGAAGGCCAGCCACGCTTCAGCGTGAAATTTTACATCGTCGCCATGCTGTTCGTGCTGTTCGACATCGAAGTTGTCTTCATGTATCCTTGGGCCGTCATCTATAAAGATTATCTGGTTGCCTACGGTGCCGACATCCTTTTCACCATGCTCGGTTTTGTCGGCATCCTGCTCGTCGCCTTCATCTATGCCTGGCGCAAGCGTGCGCTCGACTGGAGCTCATAGGCCGGTGGTCGCTAGGACGGTTTTCGAGATTTTATCATGATCTGCCAGGTCTCCCTGTTCACCCTCAAACCCGAAATCACCGCCGAACGTTTGGAGGAGATGATGTGGACTTCACGCACCAGCCTGCTGCGCATTCGCGAAGTGCTGCACCTCAACGTCGGCAAACGCATCAAGGACAGCGATCCTTGGGACTGGTTCCTCAGCATCGAAGCCGAGAGCCTCGACAAACTCGCCATCCTCCAGGACGACGCCCAATATTTTAAGTTTGTCCGCGAAGTTCTCGATCCCTCGGTCGACAAACGCCAGGTCCTCACTTTTGAAATGGACCCCCGCAAGGACGTCAAATACTCCTGACCTGCCGGGTCCCCGCCGACGTAGCCAATACTGGCAGGTTCCCATGCCGTCGCCCCTCGCAGAAAGCCTGCAAAGGTCGCCCCACCACAGGC
It encodes:
- a CDS encoding Dabb family protein is translated as MICQVSLFTLKPEITAERLEEMMWTSRTSLLRIREVLHLNVGKRIKDSDPWDWFLSIEAESLDKLAILQDDAQYFKFVREVLDPSVDKRQVLTFEMDPRKDVKYS
- a CDS encoding NADH-quinone oxidoreductase subunit A, which gives rise to MLENYSPVLLQALLAAGFAGMTLLLSVLFGRSAKRNSMKDSAYECGMLPITEGQPRFSVKFYIVAMLFVLFDIEVVFMYPWAVIYKDYLVAYGADILFTMLGFVGILLVAFIYAWRKRALDWSS